CGTAGCTTCAGTTCGGCTTCGTGTCGGCGGGTGTTGAGGCCGGAAATGCCCGCCGCTTCCTCAAGAATACGGCGCCGATTCTGTGGCTTGGAGCCAATCAATTCGCTGATCTGCCCCTGCCGAACCAGAGAGGGCGAGTTGGCACCTGTCGAGGCATCGGCGAACAGGAGCTTGATGTCCTTGCCGCGCACCGTGCGCCCATTGAGCTTGTAGCTGGTGCCCGCACCGCGCTTCAGTCGACGCATGATTTCCAGCGTGTCAGAACTGTTAAATTCTGGCGGCGCGGTGCGCAGGGAGTTGTCGAGGACGAGCGTGACCTCTGCGAGCTCGCGGGCAGCTCTGCCCGCTGCACCTGAGAAGATCAGGTCATCCATCTCACCCCCGCGCATGGCTTTGGCGGAGTTCGCCCCCATCGCCCAGCGCATGGCTTCAAGCAGATTGGATTTGCCACAGCCATTCGGCCCGACAATGCCTGTTAGACCAGGCAGAATTGGAACGGATTCAGGATCGACGAAGGATTTGAAGCCTGCGATGCGGAGTTCTTTTAATTGCATGCAGCCCCCATTCTCCTTTATTCGCCCGTGCTCTCTGCGAGCGCGGCATCAAGTTCGGCCGAGAACGCTGTTACCGAGATCCGTGCATTGGAATCCATTTGTTCGCCGTTCAGGAAGAAAGTCGGTGTTGAATCGACCCCTTTGCCGCGCGCCGCAGCGATCGAAGCGCGAATCGCGTCGAGATTTTCCGGGCTGTCCAGGCATGCCTGAAAGGCTTCGTCGCCTTCGATGCCGTGATTGGCGCCAACCTGTTTTAGCGCCTCAACGACAGGCCCGCCCTGCCGTGCCAGCGTCATGATCGCGTCCTGGCGGACAAACAGTTCGTCCAGGAGGTCATAATAGGCCTCACCTTCTGTGCAGCGTGCCAAGGCAAATCCTGCAACGGTGACATTGGCGGGGGCGGTCGGGAATTCCCGGAACACCCATTTGACCTTGCCGGTGTCGATATAATCGGCCTTGATCGATGGCAGAATGCGCGTGTGAAACACGAGGCAGGCCGGGCACGTCCAGCTGGCATATTCGACCAGCGTGACAGGTGCATTTTCATCGCCGAAGACGATGTCCTGCAAGACGACTTTTGTGGTTTCGTCACCGCCTGTACTCGAGGTTGATTCGGTTGAGTCCGATGCAGAACCACAGGCGGCAAGCGCCAGGGCTGCAACGGCCATTACAGTGCCGCGACGGGTGAAACGAAGCATGCTCATAACCTTTCCTTAACAGTCTGAGTCGGATTGGTTTCCAAGAAGTTAATGCTATTGCGAGGGCGAAACGATGTTCATTCCGCGGTCGTGTCGGATGTCGCGGCGTCTCCAAGGCGCGCATCGAGGACAGCACGCATGCCGTCGGCGCTGCGCCAATCATATCCTCGCAACCGCTCACCATTGACGAAGACGGTCGGGGTCGAGTTTACGCCCTGACTGTCTCCTTTCAGGATCGAATCGCCAATCGCAGAGATCACGTCCTGATTTGCAAGACAGGCATCGAATGCGTCCCCTTCAATGCCGTGGCCGGACGCGAGATTGCGCAGGGCGCCTTCAATATCTCCGCCGGTCTGGGCGAGGTTTATGATATTGTTCTGAGCCGCGAACAGATCATCAATCGCGTCATAGTAGCGATCAGTCCCGGCGCATCGCGCCAGCGCGAAACCCGCGACCGCGACATTGCGAGGCGCCGTTGGAAATTCCCGGAAGACCAGCCGTACCTTGCCCGTTTCGATATAATCGCTCTTCAGCATTGGGATGACATCATTGTGGAATTGCAGGCAGGCCGGGCAGGTCCAGCTGGCATATTCAACGACGGTGATGGGGGCATTCGCTTCCCCGAGCGTTATGTCCGTCAGGGCGAGTTCATCTGATCCAGACCCGCCGGTCTGAGCGTTTCCGGAATCGGCTGCGCCGCAGGCGGAAATCGCTAAAGCGGAAATTGCGGCAAGAGCAACGCGGCGGGTCAATCGGAGCATGTGGGGACCTTTCATGCGATTTAGAACGGAAGTGAGGAGGGGGGCTCATCTGGCGTATCTGTTTCGGGTTCAGCCGTTAGCACGGCTTCTCCCAATGCCACTAGAGCGTCGCGCAGTTTTTCATCCTCAATTGTCTGTGCGCTGGTTATCAAAGCGTCTCTTTGTTCTGGCGTCAGTGGTGCGGAGCCTGCTTTTTTCGATTGCCGAGCCGCCGCACCAAAATGGCCTTGCAGGATCTTGATTGCCGTAATGTCCCCACCTGCGGCCATCGAGACCCGTTGCCGGATCATTTCGCTCTGATGTTGCACCAATCCTGCGGCAGCCGGAATGACGGTCAGCGTCAAGCGTCGCCCACCCTTGGCCGGGGTCAGCTTTTCCGGTCGGCAGAGCCTGGCGAGTTGTTCGCCGACAATTTCCGGCCATTGCACTTTCAGGCGACTGAGCGTGGCGCCTGATGTCGGCAAGGCTTTCCGGGTCAGGCGCATAGCGGCTTTGCCAATTGTGCCAGGCCCTGGATGCACCGGCTTGGCCTTGGCATAGCGCAACTTGACGCGGGCCCGCGCTTCCTCCAGCGGATCGAGACTTGATCGTTTCACCATTCGCGTCACCTTGCCCGCCATGAACATGGATGAAAAGTTACACTTTGCAGACCTTTCGGATCGTCTGCTTGACTGGTATGCCCGCGCCGCGCGGGAATTGCCATGGCGAATTGGTCCGGCGGATCGAGCGCGAGGCGTGAAGCCAGATCCCTATCGCGTTTGGTTGGCTGAAATCATGTTGCAACAAACCACCGTGCCGCACGCGACGCGATATTATCTCGCCTTCACAGAGCGCTGGCCAACGATCGATGATCTGGCGGCTGCGAAGGATGAGGACGTGATGGCGGCCTGGGCGGGGCTCGGCTATTATGCCCGCGCGCGCAACCTGCTGAAATGCGCCCGAGAAGTGCAGGTGCGAGGCGGCTGGCCAGATACGGTCAAAGGCTTGCTCGAATTGCCGGGCGTGGGGCCTTACACAGCAGGCGCCATCGCGGCATTGGCCTTTGGGCGACGCGCCGCAGCTGTCGATGGCAATGTTGACCGCGTGTTCGCGAGATTGATGGCGCTGGATGGGGAGTGGAAAGCCGAGAAAGTCCGGCTGAAGCGCGTGGTGGAAGGGCTTGTGCCTGAGGATCGACCCGCGGAGTTTGCAGAAGCCCTGATGGATCTTGGTGCAACGATCTGCACGCCGAAATCGCCAAATTGCCTGCTTTGTCCTGTTGCCGAAACTTGCGCAGGACGTGCTGAAGGTGCGCCGGAACGTTACCCAGTGAAGCCGAAACGGTCGCCTAAGCCTACTCGAAAGGGGCATCTTTACGTCCTGTTTGGGGCCGAAGGAACTGTGCTGACGGAACGACGCCCAGACAAGGGGTTGCTTGGCGGAATGATGGGGTTGCCGACATCAGACTGGTCGACGGATCCCGGCGTGCCGGAATTCCCCTCAGAGGCGAATTGGGAAGAGGTGGGCGAGGTGCGCCACGTGTTCACGCATTTTGCCCTGACCTTGAAGGTCTGGCGCGCCGAAGAGGGCGGTCGCCAGTTCGAGACGAACCGGTCGCATGCGGCGGACGGATTGCCCAGCGTGTTCGCGAAGGGTTTGAAGCTGGCCGCGGTGTAGTGCTTGCAATACAACCCCTTGTCGCTACACAATATTGTCGTGAGTGGCGGTGGTAAGTGGGGGCGACGTGACAGACTATATCCAGCCTGAGGAAGAAGACTCCGTTCCCGCCGCAAACGAGGTGCATCATCCGCCATCGATCGATGAATCGCTGGCGGCGGCCGAACATCAGAGCACCGTCGATCGCTATCTCGGAAAATCCTGTTTCGTGATCATGCCATTTGGCAAGAAGATCCATCCTTTCACGAATGAAGAGATCGACTTTGACGAAATCTATGAGCGACTGATTGAACCAGTCCTGAAAGGCATTTTTGAGGAAGATCGGTACAAGCGCGCAGACAGTGCGACAGATTCAGGGCTCATCCATTCGGAAATGATCGAAGATATCATTTCCTCTGATGTCGCGATTGTGGATATTACCAGCGGCAATCCGAATGTGCTCTACGAGCTTGGGGTGCGCCACGCGGCGAAACGTTCAGGGACGGTCGTTATCAAACGCGCCGGTGATCAGATTCCATTCAATATTGGTGGCATTCGAGCATTTGAATATCCGACCGATTTGAATTCGACCGAGTTCGATGAATTCGTGCGAATGCTGACCTTGAGCGTCAGGTCCGGGCTCGATGGAGGGCACGTGGACAGCCTCGTGCACGGTCTTCATCGCGGCTTGAACGTAACCCGCAGGCCTCGGGTGATCGCGCGGCGCGAAACGTTTGTGTATCGCTGGAAAGAAGATTTCGAATGCGAGCCGGCGCGTGAATTCTGTATCGTGACGGGAGATATCGGCGACATTAGCGACGTTGACGCCTGGGTGAATCCCGAAAATACGGCGATGCAGATGGGTCGATTCTACGATAACTCGGTCTCTGCGACGATCCGCTATTATGGCGCGAAGCGAGATCCGAAAGGATTCGTCAAGGAAGACTTTATCGCAAATGCCCTGAAACGGGCGATGGCCAATCATGCTGTGGTGCAGCCTGGAACCGTTTTGGTGACAAGATCTGGCGCATTGCTGCAGACCAATGGCGTGAAACGGATTCTGCATGTGGCGGCGCAATATGGAGAGCCATCCAAAGGCTACATGACGGTTCGGAATGCCAGCGGTTGCGTTTCAAATTGCCTCCGCACGTTGGATTCTCTCAATCAGCGACGTATCGATCGGGTCAAGGACTCAGTAGAGTTTGACAGCGTCATGATTCCATTATTCGGCATTAGAAATCCGGATAAAATTCCGGAACAGGTCGCGCGCGAGCTCGTTGAAGCAGCTGTGCTCCACTTTGAAAAACACCCTTCAAGCTTGATCGATCGCGTGTATTTTTCCGCCTATACGGACGTGGATAAGTCGCTCTGCGAACAGGCCTTCAAGTCACAGGGGCTGCAACGGTTTGCGATTGAACCACAGCGGCGGACCCGCGACAGGCGTCGCAAGCGGCGAATGCATGAATTTTTGAAGAAGGCGGCAAAAGCCGGGGTGCTTCCACCCAAGCAAGGAGACGCTGAATAGCGTTTGTCGCGGATCTAAATCCCGCTCTGCACCGTGCGCATGAGGCGTTTGAAATCACCGTTTCGGGTCTGATGCTGGAGCTCTCCGATCAGACGCTCTTTGGTGTCACTGGGCAGCGTGTTCATGGTCGACAGCACGTCAGAGGCGAGGCTGCACATGTTCATCGTCATGACGGCGCGGCGTTGTTCCGCCTCTGATTTGCCTTGCATGCGCATCAGTTGCGCGACTTGCGGGCGATTCATCAGCTTCATCATCACCCCTTGCAGGGCGACCTGATCGCTCGGACCCAGGCGCGCATACTTTTTCGGCGCGTCGCGTCCGTCTTCAATGGCTTCCAGGACAACCTGATTGAAGCGCATCACCCAATGATAACCCTGTGTGTCATATTCAAAGAAGGCGGACATCTCGTTGGCGATGTCGTCAGGATCCATGTGTTCGAAACGTTGATAGTGCGCGACGCGGCAGAATTTAGGGGCCTGGCTGGACAGATTGGTGAGCCCGTTCTGGCTCATTCGCAGCATCTGATCGAAATATTTCACATCGGCGCGGAGGAGGTGGGACAGGTCTTTCTCGACGTCATCGCCATAGCTCTCCAGAACCAGCGCGGCGAGGGCATTTTCATCGGCGCCATTGGCGATCGCATCGGCGGCGTCTCGTTGAAGACGTTTCGCTACGCGCGGCTTAACGCGTTCCAAGGTGGCGAGATATTTGTGAGTCGCGGCGTCATCAAGCGTGGTCGATAGCGGCGTCTCGCTCAGCTGGGGTATGGCTTTTTTTGCGGTCGAACCGCTCGGCCACATCAGGATGCCGAAGAACAGGATAACGGCCAGTCCTGCGACCAGGACGGCAAATAAGTTGCCGGACGATTGCCCTGTTCCGATCCGCGCCATGTGCATTCTCCCGATGAGCGAGCCTCGAGAGTGGCACAATTTGTTTGAGATGGGGTTAGCGTGGCGACTTGAATTGTCCTCTTTGCGCCTCGGTATTTTCCCTTTTTGATACGCGGAAACCTGTGGAATGGGCTCAAAAGTTCTTGTTTTGTTCCAGTTTCTGTGCTTCTGATTCCAAAATGCGAAAAGGACAAAAACTGGCCAAGCCCGGACGCGTGGACCGGACCAGCGTAGACGCCGTCCGAGAGCGATTTCATCATCGCGGAAGAGGGGCGATTTCGAACCAGACCGGGCGTTTCGAGCGGGAAACACGCGAAGCGCTGGATGACGGTTGGGGGACCGTCGAGCAAGAGGCACCAAGGCTCAAGACGACACTGACGCGTGAAACGCCGCGGACAATCATAACCTTCAACAAATCGCCGGATTTTCACTTCGACCGTTCGATCAATCCGTATCGCGGCTGCGAGCATGGGTGTGTGTACTGTTTTGCGCGGCCGACCCACGCCTATCACGGACTGTCAGCGGGGCTCGATTTCGAAAGCAAGCTGTTCTTCAAGCCGGACGGACCGGACTTGTTACTCAAGGAATTGTCTCGACCAGGCTATGTCCCGCGACCGATCGCGCTCGGCGTCAATACCGATGCCTATCAACCGGTGGAGCGGGAGCAGAAGCTCACGCGTCGCTTCCTGCAAATCCTGAGCGATCACAATCATCCGGTCTCGCTGCTGACCAAATCTGCTCTGATTGAGCGAGACATCGATCTGATCGCGCCGATGGCCGAAAAGAAATTGTGTCGGGTTGGAGTGTCGGTCACGACTCTGGATTCGAAACTTGCGCGCACAATGGAGCCGCGCGCCGCAACGCCGCGCAAGCGCTTCCAGGCAGTGCGAGCCATGAGCGAAGCGGGCATTCCGGTCACGGTGATGGCGGCGCCGATTATCCCGGCCTTGAACGAGCCTGAGCTGGAATCATTGCTAGAGACGGCCAAGGCACACGGTGCGATTGGGGCCGGTTATGTGCTGCTGCGTTTGCCCCACGAATTGAAGGATATTTTCCATGAATGGTTGGCGCAGCATTACCCCGGTCGCGCGGCACGGGTGATTAACACGCTGCGTGAAATGCGCGGGGGCAGGGACTATGATGCTGACTGGTTCTCGCGCGGCGTCGGTCGCGGCGTGGTTGCGGGTCTGATCAAGCAGAGATTTGTGAAAGCCATCGGACGCCTGGACTTACAGCCGACCCGCACTGAGTTGCGCACAGATCTCTTCCAGCCGCCAATCCTCAAAGGGGGGCAGTATAGACTGAAGCTTTGATCTATTCTGCAATGGTGGCCGCGAGTTTCGCCGCGTTTTCAGACTGTTTGGCGCGCGTCAGCTGGTAATTTCGCATGATGATCGCGGCGAGTGCATAGGCTACGACCGGAACCCCCACGAAGACGAACATCAGTCCGCGTACGACTTCCGGTCCGTTGTCGCCGGATGGATCAAATCCAACCCAGGCACCGAGAAGGATGTACGGAATGCCGATGGCGAAGCTGGCCCCGGTCTTATAGGCGCCGGACATCAGGGAATAGTACATGCCAGATCGGTTTTCGCCGGTCTTGGCCTGTTCGGCTTCAATAATGTCCGCGACCATGGAGCGAGCGAGAATAAATGGCGTGCCATAGCCGAGGCCGGAGACGATCGCGGCAAAGAGGAGCGCTACGAGCCCGCCTCCAGCGGCACTGAGGGGCAGATACACCATATAGGTGGCGATGGACCAGACGGCGGTCGCGACGAAGGCTGTGTGTTTCTCCGTCCGCTTCGACAACCAGATCCAGAATGGCATGGCCGCGAACCCGGCGACGAAGAACACCATCAGGATGACAGGAGCGAAATCGGTGACG
This DNA window, taken from Hyphomonas sp. Mor2, encodes the following:
- a CDS encoding PA0069 family radical SAM protein; this encodes MRKGQKLAKPGRVDRTSVDAVRERFHHRGRGAISNQTGRFERETREALDDGWGTVEQEAPRLKTTLTRETPRTIITFNKSPDFHFDRSINPYRGCEHGCVYCFARPTHAYHGLSAGLDFESKLFFKPDGPDLLLKELSRPGYVPRPIALGVNTDAYQPVEREQKLTRRFLQILSDHNHPVSLLTKSALIERDIDLIAPMAEKKLCRVGVSVTTLDSKLARTMEPRAATPRKRFQAVRAMSEAGIPVTVMAAPIIPALNEPELESLLETAKAHGAIGAGYVLLRLPHELKDIFHEWLAQHYPGRAARVINTLREMRGGRDYDADWFSRGVGRGVVAGLIKQRFVKAIGRLDLQPTRTELRTDLFQPPILKGGQYRLKL
- a CDS encoding thioredoxin domain-containing protein — encoded protein: MLRLTRRVALAAISALAISACGAADSGNAQTGGSGSDELALTDITLGEANAPITVVEYASWTCPACLQFHNDVIPMLKSDYIETGKVRLVFREFPTAPRNVAVAGFALARCAGTDRYYDAIDDLFAAQNNIINLAQTGGDIEGALRNLASGHGIEGDAFDACLANQDVISAIGDSILKGDSQGVNSTPTVFVNGERLRGYDWRSADGMRAVLDARLGDAATSDTTAE
- the mutY gene encoding A/G-specific adenine glycosylase; translation: MDEKLHFADLSDRLLDWYARAARELPWRIGPADRARGVKPDPYRVWLAEIMLQQTTVPHATRYYLAFTERWPTIDDLAAAKDEDVMAAWAGLGYYARARNLLKCAREVQVRGGWPDTVKGLLELPGVGPYTAGAIAALAFGRRAAAVDGNVDRVFARLMALDGEWKAEKVRLKRVVEGLVPEDRPAEFAEALMDLGATICTPKSPNCLLCPVAETCAGRAEGAPERYPVKPKRSPKPTRKGHLYVLFGAEGTVLTERRPDKGLLGGMMGLPTSDWSTDPGVPEFPSEANWEEVGEVRHVFTHFALTLKVWRAEEGGRQFETNRSHAADGLPSVFAKGLKLAAV
- a CDS encoding DciA family protein, with the protein product MVKRSSLDPLEEARARVKLRYAKAKPVHPGPGTIGKAAMRLTRKALPTSGATLSRLKVQWPEIVGEQLARLCRPEKLTPAKGGRRLTLTVIPAAAGLVQHQSEMIRQRVSMAAGGDITAIKILQGHFGAAARQSKKAGSAPLTPEQRDALITSAQTIEDEKLRDALVALGEAVLTAEPETDTPDEPPSSLPF
- a CDS encoding thioredoxin domain-containing protein translates to MSMLRFTRRGTVMAVAALALAACGSASDSTESTSSTGGDETTKVVLQDIVFGDENAPVTLVEYASWTCPACLVFHTRILPSIKADYIDTGKVKWVFREFPTAPANVTVAGFALARCTEGEAYYDLLDELFVRQDAIMTLARQGGPVVEALKQVGANHGIEGDEAFQACLDSPENLDAIRASIAAARGKGVDSTPTFFLNGEQMDSNARISVTAFSAELDAALAESTGE